Proteins encoded by one window of Candidatus Hydrogenedens sp.:
- a CDS encoding AAA family ATPase → MGIIIAFANQKGGVGKTTSAVNISACLGNEGYKTLLIDLDPQGNATQGLGIDKYTVENTTYSVLLLGFPIESAIKLTEYKNLYILPSNRDLAGGEVELVDIENRESKLREKISAIIENFDFIIIDCPPALGLLTINGLVTAHKVIVPLQCEYYALEGLGELLQTVKRIRDNFNPSLTILGILLTMYQHTNLSKQVAMDVQQHLENLVFNTIVPRNVTLSEAPSYGKPVIYYDGKSIGAQAYIALTKEILSREFQ, encoded by the coding sequence ATGGGTATAATTATTGCATTTGCAAATCAAAAAGGTGGTGTCGGTAAAACCACAAGTGCTGTAAATATTTCGGCATGCCTTGGCAATGAGGGATATAAAACGTTGTTAATTGACCTTGACCCTCAGGGCAATGCCACTCAAGGACTTGGAATAGATAAGTATACGGTGGAAAATACTACCTATTCTGTGTTATTGCTTGGTTTTCCTATTGAAAGTGCAATAAAACTGACAGAATATAAAAATCTATATATACTTCCGTCCAATAGAGATTTGGCTGGAGGTGAGGTCGAACTGGTGGATATAGAAAATCGGGAATCAAAATTAAGAGAGAAAATAAGTGCGATTATTGAGAATTTTGATTTTATTATTATAGATTGTCCACCAGCTTTGGGACTTTTAACTATCAATGGTCTTGTAACAGCACATAAAGTTATTGTTCCCTTACAGTGTGAATATTATGCGTTGGAAGGATTGGGGGAACTATTGCAAACGGTCAAACGAATACGAGACAATTTTAATCCCAGTTTGACGATATTAGGAATTCTTTTAACGATGTACCAACACACCAATTTATCCAAGCAGGTTGCGATGGATGTTCAGCAACATTTAGAGAATTTAGTGTTTAATACCATTGTTCCAAGGAATGTAACTTTAAGTGAGGCACCGAGTTATGGGAAGCCTGTTATATATTATGATGGCAAATCAATTGGAGCACAAGCATACATTGCACTAACGAAGGAGATTTTATCCCGTGAGTTTCAGTAA
- a CDS encoding sigma 54-interacting transcriptional regulator, with amino-acid sequence MSYKKEENQKFIITARSGYVKGGAWIVPEDTPLTIGRDPVCSIVIEDPLISRHHCQIFISGSELIVRDLGSSNSTFVNGHPVKEKVLKPGDDIGVGSIIFSVGTIIHKVGEESDETKKLRATRPLKIGSPVFIEGSPQSLFESGNPRTAEELVGLFSLARTLSQLYKVEDIVNYVLKTIKERFSPDFLCLVQFLNDPLQFSVYPIEATQVVSGTPTLLQLLSQIRESPRGVLYPERFFRNGETVVRNTVIAPIALGKEIIGAFVISADTPHRFYEEADLEYLLAMAHTLAPYIRAAERMQQLEWENQQLIAGGLNFDPLIGNSKAIQKVRALARDCARSDLCVLILGETGTGKELVARLIHNLSHRAQKKLVVVNCAAIPDELFESELFGHEKGAFTGAHTTKIGLMEEADNGTLFLDEIGDLSLSHQARLLRAIETGTFRRVGGNTDIHVNVRVLCATNKDLPAEVNAGRFRRDLFHRLNAFVITIPPLRERRDDIPILADYFLQQVRRRFPVRPKQFSPQALKWLDSQPWYGNVRELRNLIERSAVVARADIIQPQDLATELKEYTTEKFLTLEEMEKEHIIKALQRCQGNVVSSAELLGIGKSTLYRKIAEYQINPSAYINGK; translated from the coding sequence ATGTCTTATAAAAAGGAAGAAAATCAGAAATTTATTATTACCGCTCGCTCCGGTTATGTCAAAGGTGGGGCATGGATAGTTCCAGAGGATACCCCTTTAACCATTGGTAGAGACCCAGTTTGTTCCATCGTTATTGAAGACCCTCTCATATCTCGGCATCATTGTCAGATATTTATTTCGGGCTCAGAGTTAATAGTACGCGACCTCGGAAGCAGTAATTCAACATTTGTTAACGGGCATCCTGTCAAAGAAAAGGTGCTTAAGCCCGGAGATGATATTGGCGTTGGAAGCATCATTTTTTCAGTAGGCACAATAATTCATAAAGTTGGTGAAGAGTCAGATGAAACAAAGAAGTTAAGAGCGACCCGACCATTGAAAATAGGTTCCCCTGTCTTTATTGAAGGCTCTCCGCAAAGTCTATTTGAATCAGGAAACCCACGAACTGCGGAAGAACTTGTCGGTTTATTCTCATTAGCAAGAACATTGAGTCAACTGTATAAAGTTGAGGATATTGTCAATTATGTTCTGAAAACAATCAAAGAACGGTTTAGTCCAGATTTCCTATGCCTCGTGCAATTTTTAAATGACCCTCTCCAATTTTCAGTGTATCCCATAGAAGCAACACAGGTCGTTTCAGGGACACCAACCTTGCTCCAGTTGCTATCACAGATAAGAGAATCTCCCCGCGGAGTGCTCTATCCAGAAAGATTTTTTAGAAATGGCGAAACAGTGGTTCGCAACACGGTAATTGCACCCATCGCATTAGGCAAAGAAATTATAGGTGCCTTTGTTATCAGTGCAGATACGCCTCATCGGTTTTATGAGGAGGCAGACCTTGAATACTTACTGGCAATGGCTCATACGTTAGCTCCTTATATTCGTGCCGCTGAACGGATGCAACAGTTAGAATGGGAAAATCAACAATTAATTGCAGGGGGACTTAATTTTGACCCCCTTATAGGAAATAGCAAAGCAATACAAAAGGTTCGTGCTCTTGCACGTGATTGTGCTCGGTCAGACCTCTGTGTTTTAATCCTTGGCGAAACAGGCACAGGTAAGGAACTCGTTGCAAGATTAATACATAACCTTTCTCATCGTGCCCAGAAAAAACTGGTTGTTGTTAACTGTGCGGCTATTCCTGACGAGTTGTTTGAAAGTGAACTCTTTGGTCATGAAAAAGGAGCTTTTACAGGGGCACACACAACAAAAATAGGATTAATGGAAGAAGCAGATAATGGAACCCTGTTTTTAGATGAAATCGGAGACCTTAGCCTTTCTCATCAAGCTCGACTCCTTCGAGCAATTGAAACAGGAACTTTCAGAAGGGTCGGTGGAAATACTGATATTCATGTTAATGTCCGTGTCCTATGTGCCACGAATAAAGACCTACCCGCAGAAGTTAATGCGGGCAGATTTCGAAGAGACCTATTCCACCGACTAAATGCCTTCGTTATTACTATACCACCCCTTCGTGAACGACGCGACGATATACCAATTCTCGCCGATTATTTCTTACAGCAAGTGAGACGAAGATTTCCTGTGCGACCCAAACAGTTCTCTCCCCAAGCATTAAAATGGTTGGACAGCCAACCTTGGTATGGTAACGTCCGTGAATTACGAAACCTAATCGAACGCTCCGCTGTCGTAGCACGAGCAGACATAATTCAGCCTCAAGACCTTGCCACAGAATTAAAAGAATACACCACGGAAAAATTTCTTACACTTGAAGAAATGGAAAAAGAGCATATTATAAAAGCATTACAACGATGTCAAGGAAATGTTGTTTCTTCCGCTGAATTACTCGGAATTGGCAAAAGTACCCTTTACAGGAAAATAGCAGAATACCAAATAAATCCTTCCGCATATATAAATGGCAAATAA
- a CDS encoding ABC transporter permease produces the protein MRKTLGLIGLIIVLCILAYSWEWLHWYQHGRALGLPFSSNFLSLTNFKNLLPWIGLFGILALAQSVVIITGGIDLSLGSVVCLISVIACILINKGEGWSPFLVFPLAICISALIGVWHGVLISYFNIQPFVVTLCGLFAYRSFARFFAKDTTQGFGNALSNWKWLGKGSLLDWFPSLQPTGGSPPSTIALLLDLVAAPLVIMIIFAIIVGIFLHLSPMGRHLFALGANEESARFSGIQTNRLKLMAYVICSLIAGIGGILFAFKVNSVQPSDFGSFYELYAVAGAVLGGCSLRGGTGNVPGVILGIALIMVLRNLVNILGIRSELEYVVIGGAILAGVCADEFFLRRSQKRRALEAQRETK, from the coding sequence ATGCGGAAAACACTCGGTTTAATTGGATTAATTATTGTATTATGCATATTAGCCTATTCATGGGAATGGTTACATTGGTATCAACATGGAAGAGCATTAGGATTACCCTTTTCAAGTAATTTCTTATCCTTAACAAACTTCAAAAACTTACTTCCATGGATTGGCTTGTTCGGGATTTTGGCTTTGGCTCAATCCGTAGTAATTATTACAGGGGGTATTGACCTTTCCTTAGGCAGTGTAGTATGTCTAATTTCTGTTATCGCCTGCATATTAATTAATAAAGGAGAAGGATGGTCACCATTTTTAGTATTTCCATTGGCAATTTGCATCTCCGCATTAATCGGCGTGTGGCATGGAGTTCTCATTTCCTATTTTAATATTCAGCCTTTCGTAGTAACGTTATGCGGTTTATTTGCATATCGAAGTTTTGCCCGATTTTTTGCCAAGGATACAACCCAAGGGTTTGGAAATGCATTATCAAACTGGAAATGGTTAGGCAAAGGTAGTCTTTTAGACTGGTTCCCTTCCTTACAGCCAACTGGTGGGTCACCACCATCGACCATCGCTCTCTTATTAGACTTAGTTGCAGCACCTTTAGTCATCATGATTATTTTCGCCATTATTGTAGGCATATTCCTTCATTTATCACCTATGGGCAGACACTTATTCGCATTAGGTGCCAACGAAGAGTCCGCCCGTTTTAGTGGAATCCAAACCAATCGACTTAAACTTATGGCTTATGTTATTTGTAGCCTTATCGCTGGAATTGGAGGCATTTTATTTGCATTTAAAGTAAATTCCGTCCAGCCATCTGATTTTGGTAGTTTTTATGAATTATACGCAGTAGCAGGAGCAGTATTAGGTGGATGCAGTTTACGAGGCGGTACTGGAAACGTCCCCGGAGTTATTTTAGGAATTGCTTTGATTATGGTTCTGAGAAATCTGGTAAACATTTTAGGCATTCGGAGTGAGTTAGAATATGTCGTTATTGGTGGAGCCATTCTTGCCGGCGTGTGTGCCGATGAGTTTTTCTTGCGACGTTCACAAAAAAGACGTGCCCTTGAAGCCCAAAGAGAGACCAAATAA
- the sat gene encoding sulfate adenylyltransferase, with translation MAIEPHGGVLVNRFVSIVERNVKREEAKRLKSIQLDEYLSFDLDCIAKGIFSPLEGFMCEEETLSCLETMHLRPGIPWTIPILLDVSSKKAEEIEIGENVALYDTEEQLIGIITVRDKFCIDKKYLAEKVYGTLDDKHPGVKRTYGLGDVFISGRVEVFEKKVIEFEEYNLPPEATRHYFEQKGWNRIVAFQTRNPIHRAHEYLTKCALEICDGLLIHPLMGTTKSDDIPGSIRMECYKALIDNYYPKEHVLLSIMPVNMRYAGPKEAIMHAIVRKNYGCTHFIVGRDHAGVGNYYGTYDAQKIFDKFEPNELKITPLFFDHSFYCRACGNMASIKTCPHDNTKHVVLSGTKVREMLKNGETLPEEFTRPEVSSVLQRWAQGEKA, from the coding sequence ATGGCAATAGAGCCTCATGGTGGAGTATTAGTTAATCGTTTTGTTTCTATAGTGGAAAGAAATGTTAAACGTGAAGAAGCAAAGAGATTAAAATCAATTCAATTAGACGAATATTTATCATTTGATTTGGACTGTATAGCAAAAGGGATATTTAGTCCTTTAGAAGGTTTTATGTGTGAAGAGGAAACATTATCTTGTTTAGAGACGATGCATTTACGACCGGGGATTCCATGGACTATCCCTATTTTGTTGGATGTGTCTTCAAAAAAAGCAGAGGAAATAGAAATAGGAGAAAACGTAGCTTTATATGATACAGAAGAGCAACTGATTGGAATTATCACAGTTAGAGATAAATTCTGTATTGATAAAAAATACCTTGCAGAAAAAGTATATGGTACTCTTGATGATAAACATCCTGGTGTAAAGAGAACTTATGGATTAGGGGATGTTTTTATATCGGGTCGGGTAGAGGTTTTTGAAAAGAAAGTTATAGAATTTGAAGAATACAATTTGCCTCCAGAGGCAACGCGACATTATTTTGAACAGAAAGGTTGGAATCGAATTGTTGCTTTTCAAACGCGTAATCCAATTCACAGAGCTCATGAATATCTTACAAAATGTGCGTTAGAAATTTGTGATGGGTTACTAATCCATCCATTGATGGGGACAACCAAAAGTGATGATATACCGGGGAGTATCCGTATGGAATGCTATAAAGCTCTGATTGATAATTATTATCCCAAGGAACATGTGTTACTAAGTATTATGCCAGTGAATATGAGATATGCCGGTCCTAAGGAAGCAATTATGCATGCTATTGTTAGGAAAAATTATGGTTGTACGCATTTTATTGTAGGTAGAGACCATGCTGGCGTAGGGAATTATTATGGGACGTATGATGCTCAAAAAATATTCGATAAATTTGAGCCAAATGAATTAAAAATCACGCCTCTATTTTTTGACCATTCTTTTTATTGTCGGGCATGTGGTAATATGGCATCTATCAAAACATGTCCACACGATAACACAAAGCATGTTGTTTTAAGTGGAACGAAGGTTAGGGAGATGTTAAAGAATGGTGAAACATTGCCTGAGGAATTTACTCGGCCTGAGGTGTCATCTGTATTGCAGAGATGGGCACAAGGTGAAAAGGCATAA
- a CDS encoding RNA methyltransferase, with the protein MKETMLHPYFPYKEPLKMDDIICSSIQILQALKPWLTEQRANRIEQVIEGRTYTITPVLDGLYDIGNINAVLRTSEALGFQSVHVIETSVRYREANRVAQGAEKWLDIFRWKNTTDCISYLKNRKYKIYTTTFDSARPIQEIDFLEPTAIVFGNEHQGVSKEIINEADERVFIPMYGFTQSFNISVAAAITLYHAFSMRTTKLKANGDLYENEKQILKAIFYFKSLPNAKHILTHELKRQNKKEPINDVE; encoded by the coding sequence ATGAAAGAAACTATGTTACATCCGTATTTCCCATATAAAGAACCGTTAAAGATGGATGATATTATCTGCTCATCTATACAAATATTGCAAGCACTTAAACCATGGTTAACGGAACAAAGAGCGAATCGTATTGAGCAGGTAATTGAAGGAAGAACATATACAATCACCCCTGTTTTAGATGGTTTATATGATATAGGAAATATAAATGCTGTATTGCGGACGTCAGAGGCATTGGGCTTTCAGTCTGTCCATGTTATAGAAACCAGTGTTAGATACCGTGAAGCAAATCGTGTCGCTCAAGGTGCAGAAAAATGGCTTGATATTTTCCGATGGAAAAATACCACAGACTGCATCTCTTACCTAAAAAATCGAAAATACAAAATATACACAACTACGTTTGACTCTGCAAGACCTATTCAGGAAATTGATTTTTTAGAACCAACTGCAATTGTATTCGGGAATGAACATCAAGGTGTCTCAAAAGAAATTATTAACGAGGCTGATGAACGGGTTTTTATCCCTATGTATGGTTTTACACAAAGTTTTAATATTTCTGTTGCAGCTGCGATTACTCTTTATCATGCCTTTTCAATGAGAACTACTAAACTAAAAGCAAATGGCGACCTCTATGAAAACGAAAAACAAATACTGAAAGCCATTTTTTATTTTAAGTCACTTCCTAATGCAAAACATATTTTAACTCATGAATTAAAAAGACAAAATAAAAAAGAACCTATAAATGATGTTGAATAA
- the xylB gene encoding xylulokinase yields the protein MSFVIGIDVGTSGTKIVAINEKGTVVASVTKNYDLKSPKPGWAEQNPLDWKKAVFDGLSEICQSINSMEVRSIGLTGQMHGSVFLDERGDVLYPAILWCDQRTAKQCDKINEIVGETELLRMVSNPALTGFTAPKILWLRNEEPDVYKKVKHVLLPKDYIRYELTGEFASDVADASGTLLFNVNQRCWHQELLNKLEIPIEWLPKVYEGPEVTGVIKSSVAEQLRLPPNTVVVAGGGDQAAGGVGCGVVQSGIVSASLGTSGVVFAFSESVHTDPQGRVHTFCHSVPGAWHVMGVMLSAGGSLQWFRNKLCQEEITKSKETGIDPYVYITQSAEKVPIGANGLLFLPYLTGERTPHKDPYARGAFIGLSLMHGKAEMAKAVLEGVAFGMRDSVEIMKGMGIPINEVRISGGGARSTLWRQIMADVCKVPMVVINVDEGPAFGAGLLASISAGMFSSLTEACSSIIKEIERVEPDRTKADEYEFWYQEYKSAYTALAPAFHRIGKSMER from the coding sequence ATGAGTTTTGTAATTGGTATCGATGTCGGCACAAGTGGCACTAAAATTGTAGCCATTAATGAAAAAGGAACCGTTGTTGCGTCTGTTACCAAAAATTATGACTTAAAAAGTCCGAAACCTGGTTGGGCGGAACAGAACCCACTGGATTGGAAAAAGGCTGTATTTGATGGTCTTTCAGAAATATGCCAGAGCATTAATAGTATGGAAGTGCGGTCTATTGGTTTAACGGGACAAATGCATGGTTCTGTTTTTTTAGATGAGAGAGGTGATGTTTTATATCCTGCTATTTTATGGTGTGACCAACGAACAGCAAAACAATGTGACAAAATTAATGAGATTGTTGGAGAAACAGAACTTCTTCGAATGGTTTCTAATCCTGCTTTGACAGGTTTTACAGCACCAAAAATTTTATGGTTACGAAATGAAGAACCAGACGTGTATAAAAAAGTCAAACATGTACTTTTGCCTAAAGATTATATTCGCTATGAGCTTACAGGTGAGTTTGCTTCCGATGTTGCGGATGCGTCCGGGACTTTGCTTTTTAATGTAAATCAACGGTGTTGGCATCAGGAGTTACTAAACAAGCTTGAAATTCCTATAGAGTGGTTACCCAAAGTTTATGAAGGACCTGAAGTAACAGGGGTTATTAAGTCCTCTGTCGCCGAACAGCTTCGTTTGCCACCTAATACAGTTGTCGTTGCAGGAGGGGGAGACCAAGCGGCAGGTGGTGTAGGTTGCGGTGTTGTTCAATCTGGAATTGTTTCCGCTTCGTTAGGCACAAGTGGCGTTGTTTTCGCATTCTCAGAAAGCGTTCACACAGACCCACAAGGACGAGTTCACACATTTTGCCATTCTGTACCTGGGGCTTGGCATGTCATGGGTGTAATGCTTAGTGCAGGTGGTTCATTGCAATGGTTTCGAAACAAATTATGTCAGGAAGAGATAACAAAATCAAAAGAGACAGGAATTGACCCTTATGTTTATATAACTCAATCTGCGGAAAAAGTACCAATAGGTGCTAACGGTCTTTTGTTCCTTCCTTACCTTACGGGGGAACGAACGCCACATAAAGACCCATACGCAAGAGGTGCATTTATTGGTTTATCTTTAATGCATGGGAAAGCTGAAATGGCTAAAGCGGTATTAGAAGGGGTTGCTTTTGGGATGCGAGACAGTGTTGAGATTATGAAAGGGATGGGGATACCTATTAACGAGGTTCGTATATCTGGTGGAGGGGCAAGAAGTACATTATGGAGACAGATTATGGCAGATGTATGTAAAGTACCTATGGTGGTAATTAATGTTGATGAAGGTCCTGCATTTGGAGCGGGTTTATTAGCGAGTATTTCTGCAGGGATGTTCTCTTCACTAACAGAGGCATGTTCCAGCATAATTAAAGAAATAGAGCGGGTTGAACCTGACCGCACAAAAGCAGATGAATATGAATTTTGGTATCAAGAATATAAATCTGCCTATACTGCATTAGCACCTGCTTTTCATCGAATTGGAAAATCAATGGAAAGATAG
- a CDS encoding sugar-binding protein — protein MCRNFTKLFSITTVIASLFFLTSCGGQQQTSPTTPPSTQQKSPTSTQKIKVAFITNNASDFWKIAEAGTKKAAQDFGVDVIFRIPSAGTAEQQQQILQDLITLGVAGIAISPKDPENQTEMLNEAAKKTNLITQDSDAPNSLRKCYIGTNNFDAGVEAGKLIQACTPPGSKIIVCVGTLDAQNARDRLDGLKKQIESTGHQIIDVRTDETDRAKAIANVQDALVRYPDVACFVGLWSYNGPAILNGVRDSGKLGQVKIVCFDEEDETLQGVKDGHIYGTVVQRPFEFGYQSVKVLKELAEGNTTSIPENKQIFIPTLSVTRENVDTFWSELKQILGKS, from the coding sequence ATGTGCCGTAATTTCACGAAACTATTCAGTATTACAACTGTCATAGCATCATTGTTCTTTCTTACCAGTTGTGGTGGACAACAACAAACTTCTCCTACCACACCACCTTCTACACAACAGAAATCGCCGACCTCTACCCAAAAGATAAAAGTGGCTTTTATCACAAATAATGCGTCGGATTTCTGGAAGATAGCCGAGGCAGGAACGAAAAAAGCGGCACAAGATTTTGGTGTAGATGTTATTTTTCGCATCCCTTCAGCAGGAACTGCAGAACAACAACAGCAGATATTGCAAGATCTAATTACATTAGGTGTTGCTGGCATTGCAATAAGTCCAAAAGACCCCGAAAATCAAACAGAAATGTTAAACGAGGCGGCTAAAAAAACCAATCTTATTACACAAGATAGTGATGCCCCTAACAGTTTAAGAAAATGCTACATCGGAACAAATAATTTCGACGCAGGAGTTGAAGCAGGTAAATTAATTCAGGCTTGTACTCCACCAGGCTCTAAAATAATTGTCTGTGTCGGGACGTTAGATGCACAAAATGCACGAGACCGTTTAGACGGCTTAAAAAAGCAAATCGAATCAACAGGACACCAAATAATTGATGTGCGTACAGACGAGACAGACCGTGCCAAAGCCATAGCCAATGTTCAGGATGCATTAGTCCGTTATCCAGATGTGGCATGTTTCGTCGGCTTGTGGAGTTATAATGGACCCGCAATCTTGAATGGTGTTCGTGACTCAGGAAAATTAGGGCAGGTAAAGATTGTATGCTTTGATGAAGAAGATGAAACATTACAAGGCGTGAAAGATGGACATATTTACGGAACAGTAGTACAAAGACCCTTCGAGTTTGGATATCAATCCGTCAAAGTCTTAAAAGAACTTGCGGAAGGAAACACAACCAGCATCCCTGAAAACAAACAAATTTTTATCCCTACATTATCAGTTACACGTGAAAATGTAGATACGTTCTGGTCTGAACTAAAACAGATATTAGGGAAATCTTAA
- a CDS encoding PASTA domain-containing protein has translation MKNKLSFNLHSKSIAKSVLFVILVSFMVAFHGWSATTISTIEELQSIGNSPLYPLNGEYELTQDIDASDTVNWNGGQGFLPIGSLATPFTGRLDGKGYKIINLYINRPLTDYVGLLNNVSSTGIITNVVFEDSSITGRNNVGIIAGRNSGTIEKCNTQGGSVVASENTGALVGYNIGNIRRSYSNTTSVTGTNFVGGLVGRNESIVEQCYSMGSVVGNNSVGGLVGGSVAKRASISRCYSYSSVLGYVSNIGGLVGSFTLNGKIRYSYSTGSVAGASNTGGLIGYRSAGLVQSSYWNTETSGWTTSAGGTGKTTAQMKQQNTYKGWQFGTVWGIVENVTYPYFLWQYTVPDVVGLTIDDATIILNNNSFILGSVSEICSSLFPAGTIVGQDPLAGTQSPPGSPVNVTISTGPCPGGVVPYVIGLFLTNAETEIISAGLTVGNINYQCDNIVPADRVISQNPQAGLEVPLESPVDLIVSTGPCLVIVPNVTGKFLDDADDTLVSAGLYTGNIQQQCSNTVPAGKIISQNPSAGTEVPYGSSVDLIVSDGPCNVTVPNVVGKTLNDATIDLTNVGLNVGVVQYICDDVVPADNVISQSPLAGQQIPYGSSVNLVVSSGPCPEGEGVIEGEGIVEGEGIVEGEGVIEGEGIVEGEGIVEGEGVIEGEGAVEGEGIVEGEGVIEGEGAVEGEGTPDITTVPYVVGEE, from the coding sequence ATGAAAAACAAACTATCATTTAATCTTCATTCAAAATCTATTGCTAAGTCAGTGTTATTTGTTATTCTTGTATCATTCATGGTGGCTTTTCATGGTTGGTCTGCAACTACTATAAGCACTATAGAGGAATTGCAAAGCATAGGCAATTCACCTCTATATCCCCTCAATGGTGAATATGAATTAACACAGGATATTGATGCGTCTGATACCGTTAACTGGAATGGTGGACAAGGTTTTTTGCCCATTGGTTCATTAGCAACGCCATTTACAGGCAGGCTTGACGGTAAAGGATATAAGATCATTAATTTGTATATTAACCGCCCCTTAACTGATTATGTTGGTTTATTAAATAATGTTTCATCAACTGGGATAATAACAAATGTAGTTTTTGAAGATAGTTCTATTACAGGAAGAAATAATGTAGGTATAATTGCAGGTAGAAACAGTGGAACCATAGAGAAATGTAATACCCAAGGTGGGTCAGTTGTAGCATCGGAAAATACAGGCGCCCTTGTCGGTTATAATATTGGAAACATACGAAGAAGTTATTCCAACACAACATCCGTAACAGGAACAAACTTTGTAGGTGGTTTAGTTGGCCGTAATGAAAGCATTGTTGAACAATGTTATTCTATGGGTAGCGTTGTTGGAAATAATAGTGTTGGAGGTTTAGTAGGAGGAAGTGTAGCCAAACGGGCTTCAATTAGCAGATGTTATTCATACAGTTCAGTTTTAGGTTATGTCTCAAATATTGGAGGTTTAGTTGGCTCCTTTACGTTAAATGGAAAGATACGATATTCGTATTCAACAGGCTCTGTTGCTGGTGCCTCAAATACAGGAGGATTAATTGGCTATCGTTCTGCAGGATTAGTTCAGTCAAGTTATTGGAATACTGAGACCTCCGGATGGACAACCTCTGCAGGTGGTACGGGCAAAACAACAGCACAAATGAAACAACAGAATACATATAAAGGCTGGCAATTTGGAACTGTTTGGGGAATTGTGGAAAATGTAACATATCCCTATTTCTTGTGGCAATATACTGTGCCTGATGTCGTCGGTTTAACTATAGATGACGCAACTATAATATTAAACAATAACAGTTTTATATTAGGCTCAGTGAGTGAAATATGTAGTTCACTTTTTCCTGCAGGAACAATAGTAGGTCAAGATCCACTCGCAGGAACACAATCGCCTCCAGGTAGTCCAGTAAACGTCACTATTTCCACAGGACCGTGTCCCGGCGGAGTTGTACCTTATGTTATAGGTTTATTCTTAACAAATGCAGAAACAGAAATCATTTCAGCAGGACTTACTGTCGGAAATATCAACTATCAATGTGATAATATTGTTCCAGCAGATAGAGTTATAAGCCAAAACCCACAAGCCGGTTTGGAGGTTCCCTTAGAAAGCCCGGTTGACTTAATAGTATCAACAGGACCTTGTCTAGTTATTGTCCCAAATGTAACAGGTAAATTCTTGGATGATGCAGATGATACGTTGGTTAGTGCCGGATTATATACAGGAAATATTCAACAGCAATGTAGTAATACTGTTCCTGCGGGTAAAATTATCAGCCAAAACCCATCAGCTGGTACTGAAGTTCCATACGGCAGTTCTGTTGATTTAATTGTTTCTGATGGTCCATGTAATGTTACAGTCCCTAATGTTGTAGGCAAAACCTTAAATGATGCGACAATTGATTTAACCAATGTGGGATTAAATGTAGGAGTAGTTCAATATATATGTGATGACGTAGTTCCTGCTGATAATGTTATAAGTCAGAGTCCTTTGGCTGGTCAACAGATTCCATACGGCAGTTCTGTAAACCTCGTAGTTTCTTCCGGTCCATGTCCAGAAGGTGAGGGCGTTATTGAAGGGGAAGGGATAGTCGAAGGAGAAGGAATAGTTGAAGGGGAAGGCGTTATTGAAGGGGAAGGGATAGTCGAAGGAGAAGGAATAGTTGAAGGAGAAGGTGTTATTGAAGGGGAAGGTGCAGTCGAAGGAGAAGGAATAGTTGAAGGAGAAGGTGTTATTGAAGGGGAAGGTGCAGTCGAAGGAGAAGGAACACCGGATATAACTACAGTGCCATACGTAGTAGGGGAAGAAA